From Diadema setosum chromosome 5, eeDiaSeto1, whole genome shotgun sequence, the proteins below share one genomic window:
- the LOC140228385 gene encoding fructose-2,6-bisphosphatase TIGAR-like: MVQFEITFARHGESVFNKGKLVQGQTDSPLSEEGELQAQYLAKRMSNEVFDYVFVSDLTRAQQTAEAILKSLTTPPREIIKEVKLRERHFGDREGMHISDYRAWLKERGLSFRSHEPEGGESFPAAKERIVNAFNDICEKLLVEEGAVENSSLLRVLVVGHGLLYKELYCHFIDTLCTDIPGGKERVKQDSANTSLSRFLVDYSGKAPPLVKCQFLYDYSHLPEEMQKALPSKAY, encoded by the exons CGGCGAGAGCGTATTCAACAAAGGAAAACTTGTTCAGG GCCAAACTGACTCTCCGCTGTCGGAAGAGGGCGAGCTTCAGGCGCAGTATCTGGCCAAACGTATGTCAAACGAGGTGTTTGACTATGTCTTTGTGAGTGATCTCACGCGAGCACAGCAG ACTGCCGAAGCTATTCTGAAAAGTTTGACGACGCCCCCTCGCGAGATAATCAAGGAAGTCAAATTGAGAGAACGG CATTTCGGTGATCGAGAAGGAATGCACATATCAGACTACAGGGCGTGGTTAAAGGAGCGAGGTCTTTCCTTTCGGAGCCACGAGCCAGAGGGCGGGGAATCCTTTCCAGCG GCTAAGGAAAGAATAGTAAACGCGTTCAACGACATCTGCGAGAAGCTTCTCGTcgaagagggcgctgttgaaaACTCTTCTCTTCTCCGCGTTCTGGTTGTTGGGCACGGTCTACTGTACAAGGAGCTCTATTGCCATTTCATCGACACGCTCTGTACCGACATACCAGGAGGCAAAGAACGAGTGAAACAGGACAGCGCCAACACTAGTCTATCTCGATTCCTCGTAGATTATTCAGGGAAAGCGCCTCCACTAGTCAAATGCCAATTTCTGTATGACTACAGCCATCTACCAGAAGAAATGCAGAAAGCACTGCCGAGCAAGGCCTATTAG